In Gammaproteobacteria bacterium (ex Lamellibrachia satsuma), a single genomic region encodes these proteins:
- a CDS encoding Fe(3+) ABC transporter substrate-binding protein produces MRKASLSITSLLAALVAATSLSNTAFAAEEVNLYSARKEALIKPLLDRFSAQTGIQVNLVTGKADALLKRLQLEGRNSPADLLITTDAGRLYRAKSSGVTQSVSSIKLRDTIPAAYRDPEGHWFGLSLRARPIIYVKGKVSADELSTYEALADPKWAKKICIRSSGNIYNQSLVASMLSHDGKDETQVWADSLVKNLARKPKGGDRDQIKAAAAGQCVIAIANTYYLGKMIKGKDQSQQAAAQKVAIFWPNQSDRGAHVNISGVTLTQAAINRANAIRLMEFLVTPESQSWYAEANHEYPVREGVEWSDLLKQWGSFKADRLNLAKLGQNNAAAVRIMDRAGWK; encoded by the coding sequence ATGAGAAAGGCATCCCTCTCCATTACTTCCCTACTGGCGGCCCTGGTTGCTGCGACCTCACTCTCCAACACGGCCTTTGCCGCCGAAGAGGTCAACCTCTACTCAGCACGCAAGGAGGCGCTGATCAAGCCACTGCTTGACCGTTTCTCCGCGCAGACCGGCATACAGGTCAACCTGGTGACAGGCAAGGCCGATGCCCTGTTGAAACGGTTGCAACTGGAGGGCAGAAACAGTCCCGCAGACCTGCTCATCACCACCGATGCAGGGCGACTCTACCGGGCTAAAAGTTCCGGCGTGACCCAGAGTGTCTCCTCCATCAAGCTCAGGGATACCATTCCCGCCGCCTATCGTGACCCGGAGGGCCACTGGTTTGGACTCTCCCTGCGGGCACGCCCCATCATCTATGTCAAAGGCAAGGTGTCGGCAGACGAACTCTCCACCTATGAGGCACTAGCCGATCCAAAATGGGCTAAAAAGATCTGTATCCGCTCCTCCGGCAATATCTACAACCAGTCGCTGGTTGCCTCCATGCTCTCCCACGATGGCAAGGATGAAACCCAGGTCTGGGCCGACAGCCTGGTGAAAAATCTCGCCCGCAAACCCAAAGGCGGAGACCGCGACCAGATCAAGGCTGCAGCGGCAGGCCAGTGTGTCATCGCTATTGCCAACACTTACTATCTGGGCAAGATGATCAAAGGGAAAGATCAGTCACAACAGGCTGCAGCGCAAAAGGTCGCCATCTTCTGGCCCAACCAGTCCGATCGTGGCGCCCACGTCAACATCAGTGGGGTCACGTTGACCCAAGCCGCGATAAACAGGGCCAACGCCATCAGGCTGATGGAGTTCCTGGTCACACCTGAGTCACAGTCATGGTACGCCGAGGCCAACCATGAGTACCCGGTTCGAGAGGGGGTCGAGTGGAGTGACCTGCTCAAACAGTGGGGCAGCTTCAAGGCGGACCGGCTGAATCTGGCCAAACTCGGTCAGAATAATGCAGCAGCAGTGAGGATCATGGATCGAGCCGGGTGGAAGTAG
- the lnt gene encoding apolipoprotein N-acyltransferase → METGPGALLALLSGAVTTLAFAPFDIWPLAIVGPAVLFLLWLKNRRWSGFQLGLIYGIGLMGSGVSWLHISIAQFGNLGWFPPLLITALFVLIMALYYGLAGWLASRFENSTSLRLLAIYPAIWVASEWFRGWFLSGFPWLQLGHSQIDSPLAGYSPLLGALGSSWAAALSAGLLLTLVLSAGKYRAALAALLLWSVGWGLQQVSWTQPYGDPLRVAMIQGNIPQEKKWQPDQLLDTLRLYATETRIHLDNDLIIWPETAIPAFLSQVDEPFVQPLESALENNDAHLVFGVVRMDEARQTYFNTMVSAGGLRDYYYKHHLVPFTEFLPFKSILNPLVNFLTIPMSDFSAGTSAKPLMTIGNHQVGMSICYEDAFGNEMIQALPEAAYLINASNDAWFGDSLAPHQHLQIARMRALETGRYLLRSTNTGVSAIIDPHGGLVKVSPLLKKDVLLGEIQPMSGSTPYASLGNLPILTLLLMSLMFAYPCAHRRPRRSDS, encoded by the coding sequence ATCGAAACCGGGCCGGGCGCTCTGCTGGCGCTGCTTTCGGGTGCAGTAACCACCCTTGCCTTTGCACCTTTCGATATCTGGCCTCTGGCCATTGTCGGACCGGCGGTACTTTTCCTGCTCTGGCTGAAAAACAGGCGCTGGAGCGGTTTTCAGCTTGGACTCATCTACGGCATTGGCTTGATGGGCAGCGGCGTCTCGTGGCTGCACATCAGCATCGCCCAGTTCGGCAACCTCGGCTGGTTTCCACCTCTGTTGATCACCGCCCTCTTCGTCCTGATAATGGCCCTCTACTACGGCTTGGCCGGTTGGCTCGCAAGCCGTTTCGAAAACAGCACAAGCCTGCGCCTGCTGGCGATCTATCCCGCCATCTGGGTAGCCTCAGAGTGGTTTCGGGGCTGGTTTCTCAGCGGCTTTCCCTGGTTACAGCTCGGCCACTCACAGATCGACTCACCCCTTGCAGGTTATAGTCCACTACTGGGGGCGCTGGGCAGCAGCTGGGCTGCTGCACTCTCCGCCGGTCTGCTGCTGACGCTTGTTTTATCGGCTGGAAAATACCGGGCGGCACTCGCTGCCCTGCTACTCTGGAGCGTCGGCTGGGGTCTGCAGCAAGTATCCTGGACTCAACCCTACGGCGATCCTCTGCGGGTCGCTATGATCCAGGGCAATATTCCCCAGGAGAAGAAGTGGCAACCGGATCAACTGCTGGACACCCTGCGGCTCTACGCTACCGAGACCCGCATCCATCTAGACAACGATCTCATCATCTGGCCGGAAACTGCCATACCTGCCTTCCTTTCCCAGGTAGACGAACCATTTGTCCAGCCGCTTGAGTCCGCGCTGGAGAACAACGACGCTCATCTGGTATTTGGGGTGGTTCGAATGGATGAGGCGAGACAGACCTACTTCAACACCATGGTCAGCGCCGGTGGTCTGCGCGACTACTACTACAAACATCATCTGGTTCCTTTCACCGAGTTTCTGCCCTTCAAGTCGATACTCAATCCCCTCGTAAATTTCCTCACCATTCCGATGTCGGATTTTTCTGCCGGTACCTCAGCCAAGCCTTTGATGACTATCGGCAATCATCAGGTCGGCATGTCGATCTGTTACGAGGACGCCTTCGGCAATGAGATGATCCAGGCGTTGCCGGAGGCGGCCTATTTAATCAACGCCAGCAACGATGCCTGGTTCGGAGACTCTCTGGCACCTCACCAGCATCTGCAGATTGCCCGCATGCGAGCGCTGGAGACGGGACGTTATCTACTGCGCTCGACCAACACCGGCGTGTCTGCAATCATCGATCCTCATGGCGGCCTGGTTAAGGTTTCACCTCTGCTGAAAAAAGATGTCCTGCTGGGGGAGATACAGCCCATGTCCGGCAGCACACCCTATGCCAGCCTGGGCAATCTCCCGATCCTCACACTGCTGCTGATGAGTCTGATGTTCGCCTATCCCTGCGCGCATCGAAGACCAAGGCGATCAGATAGTTAG
- the ybeY gene encoding rRNA maturation RNase YbeY — MHLEIEIQHATETLDLPSKEAFIQWAQAALVKRTKAAEVVIRLVDETESQMLNRDYRGKDRPTNVLSFPFEAPPQVPSNLLGDLVICAPVVIREAEAQNKSALSHWAHMTVHGMLHLQGFDHLDENDAEVMETRERQILCGLGFRDPYEESSL; from the coding sequence ATGCACTTGGAAATTGAAATCCAACACGCCACCGAGACTCTCGATCTGCCGTCGAAGGAGGCATTCATCCAATGGGCTCAGGCGGCGTTGGTAAAGAGGACGAAAGCAGCAGAGGTGGTGATTCGCCTCGTCGATGAAACAGAAAGCCAGATGCTGAACCGTGATTATCGCGGCAAGGATCGTCCCACCAATGTACTCTCCTTCCCTTTCGAAGCTCCCCCGCAAGTTCCCAGTAACCTGCTGGGGGATCTGGTGATCTGCGCACCCGTGGTGATACGGGAGGCTGAAGCGCAGAACAAATCGGCCCTGTCCCACTGGGCACACATGACGGTACACGGGATGCTGCATCTGCAGGGATTCGACCATCTTGACGAAAATGATGCTGAGGTCATGGAGACCCGGGAGCGGCAGATCCTGTGCGGTTTGGGATTCAGAGATCCCTACGAGGAATCATCTCTGTGA
- a CDS encoding rhodanese-like domain-containing protein produces the protein MKYAKALIRLALVGGIALSGAAMADHGNNITSTLRSVDVIHQGKSITIERSSDKNATVPKAYNKISRHCPPFCIQPMPLGQGIETLGELEVLGYLKRVANGDRTVQVIDSRTPEWMTHGTIPGSINIPWNKINVDVEGTFAIDAEADTLHDILQDSFGAKLINGSWDFRNAKTLAFFCNGAWCPQSAVNVKTLARLGYPAYKLKWYRGGMQSWVSLGLTTVNH, from the coding sequence ATGAAATATGCCAAGGCATTGATAAGACTCGCTCTGGTTGGCGGAATTGCGCTGTCTGGAGCAGCGATGGCTGACCATGGCAACAATATCACTTCGACACTGCGATCCGTTGACGTGATTCACCAGGGAAAGAGCATCACTATCGAAAGAAGCAGCGACAAAAACGCCACGGTTCCCAAGGCCTACAACAAGATCTCCCGCCACTGTCCACCTTTCTGCATCCAGCCGATGCCGCTGGGCCAGGGCATTGAAACCCTGGGTGAACTGGAGGTTCTGGGTTACCTGAAGCGGGTTGCCAACGGAGACCGTACCGTACAGGTGATCGACTCCCGCACCCCTGAATGGATGACTCACGGCACCATTCCGGGCTCAATCAATATCCCCTGGAACAAGATCAACGTCGACGTTGAAGGCACCTTCGCAATCGATGCTGAAGCAGACACCTTGCATGATATTTTGCAGGATTCATTCGGGGCAAAGCTGATCAACGGCAGCTGGGACTTCCGTAACGCCAAGACCCTGGCATTCTTCTGCAACGGGGCCTGGTGCCCGCAGTCAGCGGTCAATGTCAAGACCCTGGCCCGACTGGGATATCCAGCCTACAAGCTGAAGTGGTATCGCGGCGGCATGCAGTCCTGGGTCAGCCTGGGGCTGACCACGGTCAACCACTAA
- a CDS encoding iron ABC transporter permease, with amino-acid sequence MEVATLRTTDRTALHRPGFWQAGVLLSALVLALPVFTVFSFIFVPAGEVWSHLAETVLADYLSNSALLVLGVAFGVLLLGIPTAWVIAVYDFPGRRFFEWSLLLPLAIPAYIIAYTYTGLLDFAGPLQTGLRDSFGLEVGDYYFPEVRSLGGAVIMLSLVLYPYVFMMARSSFLGQSSSTLEAGRSLGAGPLKVFLSIALPLARPAIVTGLSLALMETLADYGTVQYFGISTFTTGIFRTWFGLNDSAAAAQLAALLMSFVFILILLEHYSRRRQRFYQTGGRHRHPVHHPLRGWQRYAAFSICAVPLLFGFLIPAGQLLVWALSIAEEAINLSFLQLAGNSLLLASAAAIFTLMLALFLGYGQRLHPSKPVAIAVRFSAMGYAIPGTVIAVGVMLPFAWFDNTLDEWMRGTFDLSTGLLLSGTVFALLFSYAVRFLAVSLQSVESGLSKITPNMDDAARSLGLAPGKVLRRIHLPMMRGALLTAMLLVFVDVLKELPATLILRPFNFNTLAVRAYELASDERLADSSIAALSIVVVGIVPVILLSRAIRKSGEPHE; translated from the coding sequence GTGGAAGTAGCGACTCTCAGAACCACAGACCGTACGGCGCTACACCGGCCCGGCTTCTGGCAGGCTGGTGTATTGCTCTCTGCCCTGGTGCTGGCGCTGCCGGTCTTCACCGTCTTCAGCTTCATCTTCGTCCCTGCAGGGGAGGTCTGGAGCCACCTTGCAGAGACGGTACTCGCAGACTATCTGAGCAATTCGGCCCTGCTGGTTTTAGGCGTCGCATTCGGAGTGCTGCTGCTTGGTATCCCAACCGCCTGGGTCATCGCAGTCTACGACTTTCCCGGCCGCCGCTTTTTTGAATGGAGCCTGTTGCTGCCTCTGGCGATACCGGCCTACATCATTGCCTACACCTACACCGGTCTACTCGATTTTGCCGGTCCGCTTCAGACCGGGCTGCGTGACAGCTTCGGACTGGAGGTGGGAGACTACTATTTTCCTGAGGTCCGCTCCTTGGGCGGGGCAGTCATCATGCTCTCCCTGGTGCTCTATCCCTACGTCTTCATGATGGCGCGCAGCAGTTTTCTGGGGCAGTCGTCATCAACCCTTGAGGCAGGCCGCTCCTTGGGGGCTGGCCCGCTGAAGGTATTTCTCTCCATCGCCCTGCCCCTGGCCCGGCCCGCCATCGTCACCGGCCTCTCCCTGGCCCTGATGGAGACCCTGGCGGACTACGGCACAGTGCAGTATTTCGGTATCAGCACCTTCACCACAGGCATCTTCCGCACCTGGTTCGGCCTCAACGACAGCGCCGCCGCTGCCCAGCTTGCCGCGCTCCTGATGAGCTTTGTATTCATCCTGATTCTGCTGGAACACTATTCACGCCGCCGCCAGCGTTTCTATCAGACCGGTGGACGCCATCGCCACCCGGTCCATCACCCGCTCAGGGGCTGGCAGCGTTACGCGGCATTCAGCATCTGCGCAGTCCCTCTGCTCTTCGGCTTCCTTATACCGGCAGGTCAACTGTTGGTATGGGCGCTCTCCATCGCGGAAGAGGCAATCAACCTGAGCTTCCTGCAGCTGGCGGGTAACAGCCTGCTGTTGGCGAGCGCCGCCGCAATCTTCACCCTGATGCTGGCGCTCTTCCTGGGATATGGCCAGCGCCTCCACCCCTCGAAACCGGTAGCCATCGCAGTACGCTTTTCCGCCATGGGATACGCCATCCCCGGCACGGTGATCGCGGTGGGAGTGATGCTGCCTTTTGCCTGGTTCGACAATACCCTGGATGAGTGGATGCGCGGCACCTTCGACCTTTCCACCGGCCTGCTGCTCAGCGGCACTGTATTCGCGCTGCTCTTCTCCTATGCGGTGCGATTTCTTGCAGTCTCCCTGCAGTCGGTGGAGTCTGGCCTGTCGAAGATCACTCCCAATATGGATGATGCCGCACGCTCATTGGGACTGGCACCGGGAAAGGTATTGCGACGCATCCATCTGCCAATGATGCGCGGCGCACTGTTGACAGCCATGCTGCTGGTCTTCGTGGACGTACTGAAAGAGCTGCCTGCAACCCTGATTCTACGCCCCTTCAATTTCAACACCCTCGCCGTCAGAGCCTATGAACTCGCCTCGGACGAACGATTGGCCGATTCGTCCATCGCCGCCCTCTCCATTGTGGTAGTGGGTATTGTGCCGGTAATCCTGCTCAGCCGCGCCATCCGAAAATCCGGAGAGCCCCATGAATAA
- a CDS encoding fatty acid cis/trans isomerase — protein MPWLYPIVALFFLSACGQVSRPQIETPDLTPLFAEMLETTKNQPPVDYRQQVKPILEQRCVVCHGCYDAPCQLKLSAYEGLARGGSKQEVYDGTRLISSNLTRLFEDAKTTTEWREKGFFPVLNEAEKSARANLENSVMAGMLALKQLHPLPDEKRLSESFDLKLDRDQQCPKQSEFAGFSAIYPLWGMPYGLPGLADEEYRTLLNWLAQGAEPGQRRPLSNQIHQRISTWEGFLNGDSLKHQLMSRYLFEHLFVANLYFEDLDRRVFFKLVRSATPPGESIERIVTRRPYDDPGVDRVYYRLARVKTTILAKTHLPYALSPARLVRLGELFIQPDYPVTRLPSYAVKEASNPFIAFSELPVDARYRFLLDDARHFINGFIKGPVCRGQVALNVINDHFWVFFIDPDSPVMQNEGNALLLKESNDLRLPAQDESNSIPLLSWLKYARSRKAYLQEKREYMREQFPDAGDVNIDLAWRGNSNAALTVFRHFDSATVVEGLVGENPKTAWAIGYALFERIHYLLVAGFDVYGNAGHQLNTRLYMDFLRMDGEFNFLMLLPREVRREQWDYWYRGAHDKVKEFIDERHINFDQDTGITYLTDNPKRELFGMLKEYLGENNASRYRLDRARDGLNIAMQMERLQGLDGLTASLLPQVSFMEIRLNEGESRYFTLIHNNAHINITHMFKEEKARLPEEDTLTVVPGFIGAYPNSFLRIDREELPLFIDQVEALSNEVDYSDLLDRFGIRRTSDRFWDYSDRLHTAYRKAAPVESGLFDYNRLDNR, from the coding sequence ATGCCCTGGTTGTATCCAATTGTTGCACTTTTCTTTCTCTCCGCGTGTGGGCAGGTATCGCGTCCGCAAATTGAAACGCCGGACCTCACGCCGCTCTTCGCAGAGATGCTGGAAACAACGAAAAACCAACCCCCGGTCGATTACCGGCAGCAGGTCAAACCGATCCTGGAGCAGCGCTGTGTGGTCTGTCATGGCTGTTACGACGCCCCTTGCCAGCTCAAACTGAGCGCCTATGAAGGATTGGCAAGAGGCGGCAGCAAGCAGGAGGTCTATGACGGTACTCGATTGATCTCTTCCAATCTCACACGCCTCTTCGAGGATGCCAAGACAACAACGGAGTGGCGTGAAAAGGGTTTTTTTCCGGTTCTCAACGAGGCGGAAAAGAGTGCCAGGGCCAATCTGGAAAACAGTGTAATGGCCGGTATGTTGGCACTCAAACAGTTGCATCCCCTGCCGGACGAAAAACGTCTGTCTGAGAGTTTTGATCTGAAACTGGATCGCGATCAGCAGTGTCCCAAACAGAGCGAATTCGCCGGTTTTAGTGCCATCTACCCGCTCTGGGGCATGCCATACGGTCTGCCCGGACTGGCTGACGAGGAGTACAGGACACTGCTCAACTGGCTCGCCCAGGGGGCTGAACCGGGCCAGCGCAGACCACTGTCAAATCAGATTCATCAGCGAATCTCGACATGGGAGGGCTTTCTCAACGGCGACTCTCTGAAACATCAATTGATGAGCCGTTACCTTTTCGAGCATCTTTTTGTCGCCAACCTCTATTTCGAGGATCTGGACAGGCGGGTATTCTTCAAGCTGGTTCGCTCAGCCACTCCGCCGGGTGAGTCCATTGAACGGATCGTGACCCGCCGGCCTTATGACGATCCGGGTGTCGATCGGGTCTACTATCGCCTGGCGCGGGTGAAGACAACCATCCTGGCAAAGACCCACCTGCCCTACGCCTTGAGTCCAGCCCGACTGGTGCGGCTGGGTGAGCTGTTTATTCAACCGGATTACCCCGTCACCCGGCTGCCCTCTTATGCGGTGAAGGAGGCGTCCAATCCCTTCATTGCATTCTCTGAACTGCCGGTGGATGCACGCTACCGTTTTCTGCTGGATGATGCTCGCCACTTCATCAACGGCTTCATCAAAGGGCCGGTTTGCCGCGGACAGGTGGCCCTGAACGTAATCAACGACCATTTCTGGGTCTTTTTCATTGATCCGGACAGTCCGGTGATGCAAAACGAAGGCAATGCGCTGTTGCTCAAGGAGAGCAATGATCTTCGTCTTCCTGCACAGGATGAGAGTAATTCGATCCCGCTGCTCAGTTGGCTGAAGTACGCCAGATCCCGCAAGGCCTATCTGCAGGAGAAGCGGGAATACATGCGTGAGCAGTTTCCCGATGCAGGGGATGTCAATATCGACCTTGCCTGGAGAGGCAATAGCAATGCGGCGTTGACGGTCTTTCGCCACTTTGACAGTGCGACGGTCGTAGAAGGACTGGTGGGAGAGAACCCCAAGACCGCATGGGCCATCGGTTATGCGCTGTTCGAACGGATTCACTATCTGCTGGTGGCCGGCTTCGATGTCTATGGCAATGCGGGGCACCAGCTGAACACCCGGCTCTATATGGATTTTCTGCGCATGGACGGCGAATTCAACTTTCTCATGCTGCTACCCAGGGAGGTCCGCAGGGAGCAGTGGGACTACTGGTATCGCGGCGCTCATGACAAGGTCAAGGAGTTCATCGATGAGCGCCATATCAATTTTGATCAGGATACCGGGATCACCTATCTGACAGATAATCCCAAGCGCGAGCTGTTCGGCATGCTGAAGGAGTATCTTGGTGAGAATAACGCATCCCGTTATCGGTTGGACAGGGCGCGCGATGGATTGAACATTGCGATGCAGATGGAACGGTTGCAGGGCCTGGACGGGCTAACGGCCTCACTACTGCCCCAGGTCAGTTTCATGGAGATCAGGTTGAATGAAGGGGAGAGCCGCTACTTCACCCTGATCCACAACAATGCTCATATCAACATCACCCACATGTTCAAAGAGGAGAAGGCGCGACTGCCGGAAGAGGATACCCTTACGGTGGTGCCGGGGTTCATCGGTGCTTATCCCAACAGTTTTCTCAGAATAGACCGAGAGGAACTGCCACTCTTCATCGACCAGGTTGAAGCGTTAAGCAACGAGGTCGACTACAGTGACCTGCTTGACCGGTTCGGCATCAGACGCACCAGTGACAGGTTTTGGGACTACAGTGACCGGCTGCATACCGCCTATAGAAAGGCCGCACCCGTTGAGTCCGGGCTGTTTGATTACAATCGGTTGGATAATCGATAG
- the soxA gene encoding sulfur oxidation c-type cytochrome SoxA, with protein sequence MKHLLKKIAMLAVAGGIAASAQASPEADLKAFQNFYKNRFASVATEEYGNGVYAIDPVGRENWEAIEEFPPYEPFIDEGQAMWEKPFANGKTYKDCFADGPAIAGIYPLWDKKNGMVITLPLALNKCREANGEKPLKYKKGPINDILSYIAYESRGQKTNVIIPQDDPRALAAYEKGKKFYYTRRGQLNFSCANCHLQNAGMNIRADTLGPALGHTTHFPVYRSKWGTVGTLHRRFTGCNKQVRAKPFKAQGEQYRNLEYFLTYMSNGLELNGPGARK encoded by the coding sequence ATGAAACACTTACTGAAAAAGATTGCGATGCTGGCCGTTGCCGGCGGTATTGCAGCATCTGCACAGGCATCTCCGGAGGCTGACCTCAAAGCCTTCCAGAATTTTTACAAGAACCGCTTTGCCAGTGTAGCAACAGAAGAGTACGGCAACGGCGTCTATGCCATCGACCCTGTCGGACGTGAAAACTGGGAAGCCATTGAAGAGTTCCCACCCTACGAGCCTTTCATCGATGAAGGCCAGGCAATGTGGGAAAAGCCCTTTGCCAACGGCAAAACCTACAAGGACTGCTTTGCTGACGGACCCGCCATCGCAGGCATCTATCCCCTCTGGGACAAAAAGAACGGCATGGTCATCACCCTGCCCCTGGCCCTCAACAAATGCCGTGAGGCCAACGGGGAGAAGCCTCTGAAATATAAAAAGGGCCCCATCAACGACATCCTCTCCTACATCGCCTACGAGTCACGCGGTCAGAAGACCAACGTAATCATCCCTCAAGATGATCCTCGCGCGCTTGCGGCCTACGAAAAGGGCAAAAAGTTCTACTATACCCGCCGCGGTCAGTTGAACTTCTCCTGCGCCAACTGCCATCTGCAGAATGCCGGCATGAATATTCGTGCCGATACACTCGGCCCGGCACTCGGTCACACCACCCACTTCCCGGTCTATCGTTCCAAATGGGGCACCGTGGGCACCTTGCATCGCCGCTTTACCGGATGCAACAAACAGGTACGAGCCAAGCCTTTCAAAGCCCAGGGCGAGCAGTACCGAAACCTTGAGTATTTCCTCACCTACATGAGCAATGGCCTCGAACTGAACGGCCCGGGCGCACGGAAATAG
- a CDS encoding ABC transporter ATP-binding protein, translating to MNKLLALNDVHIAYENIEVVKGVTYDLQAGEIGCLLGPSGCGKTTLLRAIAGFEPIRAGSIDLKQSTVSRPGKILAPEQRHIGMVFQDFALFPHLNVADNIGFGIADRPGKEQRNRIESLLRLVELPDAGSLFPHQLSGGQQQRIALARALAPEPSLLLMDEPFSSMDVDLRENLAREVREILKREGTTALLVTHDQHEAFAMADRIAVMQSGFIQQWDTAFNLYHTPANRFVAGFIGQGALLPVVRDNRGRLISELGPIPVVGTGVSKTGNMEILLRPDDVVRQADGVTTEVTGKAFRGADILYRLRLQSGTEILYITHGRDNFPLGESLSVGLDLDHTVLFPVAESI from the coding sequence ATGAATAAACTGCTGGCGCTCAACGATGTGCACATCGCCTACGAAAACATCGAAGTCGTAAAAGGGGTCACCTACGACCTGCAGGCCGGGGAGATCGGCTGTCTGCTAGGTCCATCCGGTTGCGGAAAAACCACTCTGTTGCGCGCCATCGCCGGATTCGAGCCGATCCGTGCCGGCAGTATTGACCTCAAACAGTCAACTGTGAGCCGCCCCGGTAAAATCCTCGCCCCCGAACAACGCCACATCGGCATGGTGTTTCAGGACTTCGCCCTCTTCCCCCATTTGAATGTGGCGGACAACATCGGCTTCGGTATCGCCGACCGACCCGGCAAGGAGCAGCGCAATCGCATCGAGTCACTGCTGCGACTGGTGGAACTGCCGGACGCCGGTTCGCTCTTTCCCCACCAACTCTCCGGCGGGCAGCAGCAGCGCATCGCCCTCGCCCGGGCGCTGGCACCGGAGCCGTCACTGCTGCTGATGGACGAACCCTTCTCCAGCATGGATGTGGACCTGCGGGAGAACCTGGCCAGAGAGGTGCGGGAGATACTGAAGCGCGAAGGTACCACTGCCCTCCTGGTCACCCATGACCAGCATGAAGCATTCGCCATGGCGGATCGGATCGCAGTGATGCAGTCCGGCTTCATCCAACAGTGGGACACCGCCTTCAACCTCTACCATACCCCTGCAAACCGCTTCGTGGCAGGTTTTATCGGCCAGGGTGCTCTACTGCCGGTGGTGAGGGACAACCGGGGCAGACTGATCAGTGAGCTGGGGCCAATACCGGTGGTCGGCACAGGGGTATCGAAAACCGGCAACATGGAAATACTGCTGCGACCCGACGACGTGGTCCGTCAGGCTGATGGCGTGACCACCGAAGTGACCGGCAAGGCGTTCCGCGGCGCGGATATCCTCTACCGGTTGAGATTACAGAGCGGTACTGAGATCCTCTACATCACCCACGGACGGGATAACTTTCCGCTGGGGGAAAGCCTCTCCGTGGGACTGGATCTGGATCACACGGTGCTGTTTCCTGTTGCAGAGTCAATTTAG
- a CDS encoding WbuC family cupin fold metalloprotein codes for MKLLDESVTNQLIEDARTSPRLRAHHCFHPSSDSSVQRLAMAMQPGTYYRPHRHADPATWEMLMVLQGELAYLTFDDNGVLLSRTELKAGGPVHGVELPEGDWHGLVALAPDTVVFEFKKGPFKPVAEKNFAAWAPLENSAGADPMEQWYRTAQPGDRVPAL; via the coding sequence ATGAAACTGCTTGATGAATCCGTCACCAACCAACTGATTGAAGACGCTCGCACCTCCCCCCGGTTGCGCGCCCATCACTGTTTTCACCCGAGTTCAGACTCCAGTGTACAGCGACTCGCCATGGCGATGCAGCCCGGTACCTACTATCGCCCCCACCGGCATGCAGATCCCGCCACGTGGGAGATGCTGATGGTGCTCCAGGGTGAGTTGGCCTATCTCACCTTTGACGACAATGGCGTACTGCTCAGCCGCACAGAATTGAAGGCCGGTGGACCGGTGCATGGCGTGGAACTGCCCGAGGGAGACTGGCACGGACTGGTAGCTCTGGCGCCCGACACAGTGGTGTTTGAATTCAAGAAGGGGCCGTTCAAACCCGTTGCAGAGAAGAATTTCGCCGCCTGGGCACCCCTTGAAAACTCAGCGGGGGCGGATCCAATGGAACAGTGGTACCGCACAGCGCAGCCCGGTGATCGTGTCCCAGCTTTGTGA
- the soxX gene encoding sulfur oxidation c-type cytochrome SoxX, whose protein sequence is MTISTKLLGIASAGVLLAGQLALVPVASAAGPSMVEEGKKIAFSRKKGNCLACHAIAGGKAAGNIAPPLGAMQSRFKNKADLKAQISDATVKNPESSMPPFGRHNILSGAELEKVVEFVWSL, encoded by the coding sequence ATGACAATAAGCACTAAACTGCTTGGAATAGCCAGCGCCGGCGTACTGCTGGCCGGGCAACTGGCGCTGGTTCCCGTAGCCTCGGCAGCAGGCCCCAGCATGGTCGAAGAGGGTAAGAAAATCGCTTTCAGCCGGAAAAAAGGCAACTGCCTGGCCTGCCATGCAATTGCAGGCGGCAAAGCCGCAGGCAATATTGCCCCACCGCTGGGCGCTATGCAGTCCCGTTTTAAAAACAAAGCAGATCTCAAGGCTCAGATTTCGGATGCCACCGTAAAAAACCCGGAATCCTCTATGCCGCCGTTCGGCCGGCACAATATCCTCTCAGGCGCAGAACTCGAAAAAGTCGTTGAGTTCGTCTGGTCCCTGTGA